In Phenylobacterium zucineum HLK1, one DNA window encodes the following:
- a CDS encoding dienelactone hydrolase family protein — MGERITITAADGAFDAYVARPQAAKAPAIVVIQEIFGVNKVMRDICDDLAAQGYLAVCPDLFWRIEPGIDITDQSEAEWKKAFELFNAFDVDQGVRDIRATIDQVRKDPACNGKVGAVGYCLGGLLAFLTAARTDADASVSYYGVGIENRVGEAEKLTRPLLMHVAEEDQFVPKAAQAVILQALKHHPQVELHTYPGRDHAFARKGGEHYHEGDAGQANTRTLAFFKKALG, encoded by the coding sequence ATGGGCGAACGCATCACCATCACCGCCGCGGACGGCGCCTTCGACGCCTATGTGGCGCGGCCGCAGGCGGCCAAGGCGCCGGCGATCGTGGTGATCCAGGAGATCTTCGGCGTGAACAAGGTCATGCGCGACATCTGCGACGACCTCGCCGCCCAGGGCTATCTGGCCGTCTGCCCCGATCTCTTCTGGCGGATCGAGCCCGGCATCGACATCACCGACCAGTCCGAGGCCGAGTGGAAGAAGGCCTTCGAGCTGTTCAACGCTTTCGACGTCGACCAGGGCGTCCGCGACATCCGGGCCACCATCGACCAGGTCCGCAAGGATCCGGCCTGCAACGGCAAGGTGGGCGCGGTGGGCTACTGCCTGGGCGGCCTGCTGGCGTTCCTGACCGCCGCCCGCACCGACGCCGACGCCTCGGTCTCGTACTACGGCGTGGGGATCGAGAACCGCGTCGGCGAGGCCGAGAAGCTGACCCGGCCGCTGCTGATGCACGTGGCCGAGGAGGACCAGTTCGTGCCGAAGGCGGCCCAGGCGGTCATACTCCAGGCGCTGAAGCACCACCCGCAGGTCGAGCTCCACACCTATCCCGGCCGCGACCACGCCTTCGCGCGCAAGGGCGGCGAGCACTACCACGAGGGCGACGCCGGCCAGGCCAATACCCGCACCCTCGCCTTTTTCAAGAAGGCCCTCGGCTGA